One Mycobacteriales bacterium DNA window includes the following coding sequences:
- a CDS encoding PQQ-binding-like beta-propeller repeat protein, protein MSLRSRTTVLFAVLGCLVAGAVPSGADAGCDDLLVGAAAPARLGVVQPAGPGREALLGVRRAVSVQGVRSADGRRPWVRLDAPTGFDHVGFGHGLGVVVVDATARTCGALQVQVLEPRQGRARWAASVPLPAAGQRLTGWLVPSVADVTGDGVEDVVVEVRTSTSDRTLRNADGRLDATDGAAGTVHLVDGAGGRVSSLVAQPAEAGAGPFGAVVAGLLLTGTSTAGSSEVVARRDGRQIWRAAVPTERGAPLLRSSRVGPVVATSGVLVGSVRTHRVVQLDARTGAVVWQRTWADTGPLQLLESGGDLLVGLGGLGRLERVAAADGATAWRTGDDLGGGERLVGDLDADGMADVYVPGPLGSTAVLSGRSGSSLHPGVLSHLTADVTGVGDLDGDGHGDLVATLAEENPQQQVLGGGPPVPDGLTALSGRTAQVLWTTGERLSDLAVLAADVRPGRGRDVVLHDPETGLLALRAGRTGLLLWQVDLDD, encoded by the coding sequence ATGTCGCTGCGCTCACGCACCACGGTGCTGTTTGCCGTGCTCGGCTGCCTGGTGGCCGGTGCCGTCCCGTCGGGCGCCGACGCCGGCTGCGACGACCTGCTCGTCGGGGCCGCAGCCCCCGCGCGGCTCGGCGTCGTGCAACCCGCCGGTCCTGGTCGTGAGGCGCTGCTCGGCGTGCGCCGGGCCGTGTCGGTGCAGGGGGTGCGCAGTGCGGACGGTCGCCGGCCGTGGGTGCGGCTCGACGCGCCCACCGGCTTCGACCACGTCGGGTTTGGCCACGGCCTCGGTGTGGTGGTCGTCGACGCGACCGCCCGCACCTGCGGCGCCCTGCAGGTGCAGGTGCTCGAGCCGCGGCAGGGACGGGCGCGATGGGCCGCGTCGGTCCCGCTGCCCGCTGCGGGGCAGCGCCTGACCGGGTGGCTCGTGCCGTCGGTCGCCGACGTCACAGGCGACGGCGTCGAGGACGTCGTGGTCGAGGTCCGGACCTCGACGTCGGACCGCACCCTGCGCAACGCCGACGGTCGGCTCGACGCGACCGACGGTGCGGCCGGCACGGTCCACCTCGTCGACGGGGCGGGCGGTCGCGTGTCGTCACTGGTGGCCCAGCCCGCGGAGGCGGGGGCAGGGCCGTTCGGCGCGGTCGTCGCAGGGCTGCTGCTCACGGGCACGAGCACTGCGGGCTCCAGCGAGGTCGTGGCGCGTCGCGACGGCCGGCAGATCTGGCGCGCCGCGGTCCCGACCGAGCGGGGTGCGCCGCTGCTGCGCTCGTCACGGGTCGGCCCCGTCGTGGCCACCTCCGGGGTGCTCGTCGGGTCGGTGCGCACCCACCGGGTGGTGCAGCTCGACGCCCGCACCGGAGCCGTCGTCTGGCAGCGCACCTGGGCCGACACGGGACCGCTGCAGCTCCTCGAGTCCGGCGGTGACCTGCTCGTGGGGCTCGGGGGCCTGGGTCGCCTCGAGCGGGTGGCGGCCGCCGACGGCGCGACGGCCTGGCGCACCGGCGACGACCTCGGCGGCGGCGAGCGTCTCGTCGGAGACCTCGACGCCGATGGGATGGCCGACGTCTACGTCCCGGGCCCGCTGGGGTCGACCGCCGTGCTGTCAGGCCGGAGCGGGTCGTCGCTGCACCCCGGTGTGCTCAGCCACCTCACCGCCGACGTCACCGGCGTGGGCGACCTCGACGGCGACGGCCACGGCGACCTCGTCGCGACCCTGGCGGAGGAGAACCCGCAGCAGCAGGTCCTCGGTGGCGGCCCGCCCGTCCCGGACGGGCTGACGGCGCTGTCTGGCCGCACCGCTCAGGTCCTGTGGACGACGGGCGAGCGGCTCAGCGACCTCGCCGTCCTCGCCGCCGATGTCCGGCCCGGGCGCGGCCGCGACGTCGTGCTCCACGACCCCGAGACGGGCCTGCTCGCGCTGCGCGCCGGTCGCACCGGCCTGCTGCTCTGGCAGGTCGACCTCGACGACTAG
- a CDS encoding molybdopterin-dependent oxidoreductase, producing the protein MTTVTTGRTTTAVQPPLPARAAALAGIAAGLGALVVGEVAGRVVPGAAPPLVAVGDTVIRLAPPALRDGGIEAFGTADKPILLVTIAVVIAGLAALAGMLARLHPREGEAAVALLGAVALVAQLAKAGTTSAGGLCAAALTVVVGIVLLRALMGRVPWRAPDPRPEAAPTWSRRAFILRSSVVIAVATVGGTVAQWLDGRVDVDRIRALRVLRPPVRPAPGDVLGSTVDVPGISPLFTPNRDFYRIDTALVVPAIDPETWSLGITGMVDRPLSLTYDELLAMPQFEADITMQCVSNEVGGELVGNARWQGVLLKDLLEIAGVQRGAGQVVGRSVDDFTAGFPTEVALDGRPAMVALGMNGEPLPQLNGFPARLVVPGLYGYVSATKWLQAIELTTWEGFDGFWVPRGWSKLGPVKLASRIDVPRDSSTVAAGSVVVAGVAWAPGPKRGVVKVEVSVDDGDWTEADLGGALSQDAWRQWRATVELAPGQHVLKVRATDRTGVVQDASRRAQRPDGATGHHGVLVVAR; encoded by the coding sequence ATGACGACAGTCACGACAGGGCGTACGACGACAGCCGTACAGCCGCCGCTCCCTGCGCGGGCCGCTGCGCTCGCCGGCATCGCCGCTGGGCTGGGGGCGCTGGTGGTCGGCGAGGTCGCCGGTCGCGTCGTCCCAGGCGCCGCTCCGCCGCTCGTGGCCGTGGGCGACACCGTCATCCGGCTCGCGCCGCCCGCCCTGCGCGACGGCGGGATCGAGGCCTTCGGCACCGCCGACAAGCCGATCCTGCTCGTCACCATCGCGGTCGTCATCGCCGGCCTGGCGGCGCTGGCCGGGATGCTCGCCCGCCTGCACCCCCGGGAGGGCGAGGCCGCGGTCGCGCTGCTCGGAGCCGTCGCGCTGGTCGCCCAGCTCGCGAAGGCCGGCACGACCAGCGCCGGCGGCCTCTGCGCCGCGGCGCTCACCGTCGTCGTGGGGATCGTGCTGCTGCGCGCCCTCATGGGACGCGTGCCCTGGCGGGCACCCGACCCGCGACCCGAGGCCGCGCCCACCTGGTCGCGCCGCGCCTTCATCCTGCGCAGCAGCGTCGTCATCGCCGTCGCCACCGTCGGCGGCACCGTCGCGCAGTGGCTGGACGGCCGCGTCGACGTGGACCGGATCCGCGCGCTGCGCGTCCTGCGCCCGCCGGTGCGGCCCGCTCCCGGTGACGTGCTCGGCTCGACCGTCGACGTTCCCGGCATCTCGCCGCTCTTCACGCCCAACCGCGACTTCTACCGCATCGACACCGCGCTGGTCGTCCCCGCCATCGACCCCGAGACCTGGTCGCTCGGCATCACCGGCATGGTCGACCGCCCGCTGTCGCTGACCTACGACGAGCTCCTGGCGATGCCGCAGTTCGAGGCCGACATCACGATGCAGTGCGTCAGCAACGAGGTCGGTGGCGAGCTCGTCGGCAACGCGCGCTGGCAGGGCGTGCTGCTCAAGGACCTGCTCGAGATAGCGGGCGTCCAGCGCGGAGCGGGCCAGGTGGTCGGCCGCTCCGTCGACGACTTCACCGCCGGCTTCCCGACCGAGGTCGCTCTCGACGGCCGGCCCGCGATGGTGGCCCTCGGCATGAACGGCGAGCCGCTCCCGCAGCTCAACGGCTTCCCGGCGCGGCTCGTCGTGCCGGGGCTCTACGGCTACGTCTCGGCGACCAAGTGGCTGCAGGCGATCGAGCTGACGACCTGGGAGGGCTTCGACGGCTTCTGGGTCCCGCGCGGCTGGTCGAAGCTCGGGCCGGTCAAGCTCGCCTCCCGCATCGACGTCCCCCGCGACAGCTCGACCGTCGCGGCCGGCAGCGTCGTCGTGGCGGGAGTCGCCTGGGCGCCTGGTCCGAAGCGCGGGGTCGTCAAGGTCGAGGTGAGCGTCGACGACGGCGACTGGACCGAGGCCGACCTCGGCGGCGCGCTGTCGCAGGACGCCTGGCGGCAGTGGCGCGCCACCGTCGAGCTCGCGCCCGGCCAGCACGTGCTGAAGGTGCGCGCCACGGACCGGACCGGGGTCGTGCAGGACGCGAGCAGGCGCGCCCAGCGACCGGACGGCGCGACCGGCCACCACGGCGTCCTCGTCGTCGCCCGCTGA
- the rplM gene encoding 50S ribosomal protein L13 — MSTYTPKPGDITRQWHVIDATDLVLGRLASQAAILLRGKHKPYYAPHLDTGDFVVVINAGKIHMTGNKAEQSRVHRHSGYPGGLTSVSYASVLATRPERIIEKAIKGMLPHNTLGRQMLSKLKVYAGPTHPHQAQSPVPYELKQVAQ; from the coding sequence GTGTCCACCTACACCCCGAAGCCCGGCGACATCACGCGCCAGTGGCACGTCATCGACGCCACTGACCTCGTGCTCGGCCGGCTCGCGAGCCAGGCGGCCATCCTGCTGCGCGGCAAGCACAAGCCCTACTACGCGCCGCACCTCGACACCGGCGACTTCGTCGTGGTCATCAACGCCGGCAAGATCCACATGACCGGCAACAAGGCGGAGCAGTCGCGGGTCCACCGCCACTCCGGCTACCCGGGCGGTCTCACGTCCGTCTCCTACGCCTCGGTCCTCGCGACCCGCCCTGAGCGGATCATCGAGAAGGCCATCAAGGGGATGCTCCCGCACAACACGCTGGGCCGGCAGATGCTGTCCAAGCTGAAGGTCTACGCCGGTCCGACCCACCCGCACCAGGCCCAGTCGCCGGTGCCCTACGAGCTGAAGCAGGTCGCGCAGTGA
- a CDS encoding GNAT family N-acetyltransferase — protein sequence MRAEPLAADQWERWRDLRLEALRDTPIGYGETHADALASPVERWTGTPTRPGFHCLLWDGDRPVGMAGGFVDDAGRPTVFGVFVQPGSRGRGGVGLLLDAVAEWARGEGAEQLRLEVHEDNARAAAAYTRLGWVATGETRAYNLDETRALHAMVRSLT from the coding sequence GTGCGCGCTGAGCCGCTCGCCGCCGACCAGTGGGAGCGGTGGCGCGACCTGCGGCTCGAGGCGCTGCGGGACACCCCGATCGGCTACGGCGAGACCCACGCCGACGCGCTGGCGTCGCCGGTCGAGCGCTGGACCGGCACCCCCACGAGGCCCGGTTTCCACTGCTTGCTCTGGGACGGCGACCGGCCGGTCGGGATGGCCGGCGGCTTCGTCGACGACGCCGGGCGGCCGACGGTCTTCGGTGTCTTCGTGCAGCCGGGCTCGCGCGGCCGCGGAGGCGTCGGGCTGCTGCTCGACGCGGTCGCCGAGTGGGCGCGTGGCGAGGGTGCGGAACAGCTGCGGCTCGAGGTGCACGAGGACAACGCACGGGCGGCAGCGGCGTACACCCGTCTGGGGTGGGTCGCCACGGGCGAGACGCGGGCCTACAACCTGGACGAGACGCGGGCGTTGCACGCAATGGTGCGGTCGTTGACGTGA
- a CDS encoding ATP-binding cassette domain-containing protein encodes MGYVDCQRLSQVLPDGRVLFSDVSFRVGEGAKTALVGANGTGKTTLLRIIAGDLKPADGAVARDGGLGVMRQFIGSIRDDSEVRDLLLDLAAPGIRDAGRALEAAELAMMEHDDEKTQMRYATALSDWGDAHGYDAEVTWDVCTMAALGMPYEKSQYRKLHTLSGGEQKRLALEALLRGPDQVLLLDEPDNYLDVPGKRWLEAAIAESPKTVLFVSHDRELLANVADRIVTIEAHGAWVHGGGFATYYEARTARRERLEELHKRWDEEHERLRKLVITLREQAKISPDMASRYHAMQTRFEKFVEAGPPPEQVVDQKVSMRLRGGRTGVRAVTAERLELTGLMKPFDLEVFYGERVAVLGSNGSGKSHFLRLLAEQPVAHTGWVRLGARVVPGWFAQTHDQPELHGKSLVEVLHRGDDARRGLERGAAIGVLRRYELHGQADQRFETLSGGQQARFQVLLLERSGCTLLLLDEPTDNLDLASAEALEEGLESFDGTVLAVTHDRWFARGFDRFLVFGSSGEVYESDEPVWDEGRVVRAR; translated from the coding sequence ATGGGGTACGTCGACTGCCAGCGGTTGAGCCAGGTCCTGCCCGACGGCAGGGTGCTGTTCAGCGATGTCAGCTTCCGCGTCGGTGAGGGCGCGAAGACCGCGCTGGTCGGGGCCAACGGGACGGGCAAGACGACGCTGCTGCGGATCATCGCGGGGGACCTGAAGCCGGCGGACGGCGCGGTCGCGCGCGACGGCGGGCTCGGGGTGATGCGGCAGTTCATCGGCTCGATCCGCGACGACAGCGAGGTGCGCGACCTGCTGCTGGACCTGGCCGCGCCGGGGATCCGCGACGCCGGGCGGGCGCTGGAGGCCGCCGAGCTCGCGATGATGGAGCACGACGACGAGAAGACGCAGATGCGCTACGCGACGGCGCTGTCGGACTGGGGCGACGCGCACGGCTACGACGCCGAGGTCACCTGGGACGTGTGCACGATGGCCGCGCTCGGGATGCCCTACGAGAAGAGCCAGTACCGCAAGCTCCACACGCTCTCGGGGGGTGAGCAGAAGCGGCTCGCCCTCGAGGCGCTGCTCCGCGGGCCGGACCAGGTGCTGCTGCTCGACGAGCCCGACAACTACCTCGACGTGCCGGGCAAGCGCTGGCTCGAGGCCGCGATCGCGGAGTCACCGAAGACGGTGCTGTTCGTCAGCCACGACCGTGAGCTGCTCGCCAATGTCGCCGACCGGATCGTCACGATCGAGGCCCACGGTGCGTGGGTCCACGGCGGCGGCTTCGCGACCTACTACGAGGCGCGGACCGCGCGGCGCGAGCGGCTCGAGGAGCTGCACAAGCGCTGGGACGAGGAGCACGAGCGGCTGCGCAAGCTGGTCATCACGCTGCGCGAGCAGGCCAAGATCAGCCCCGACATGGCGTCGCGCTACCACGCGATGCAGACCCGCTTCGAGAAGTTCGTCGAGGCCGGTCCGCCGCCCGAACAGGTCGTCGACCAGAAGGTCTCGATGCGGCTGCGGGGCGGGCGCACCGGGGTGCGTGCGGTCACCGCGGAGCGGCTCGAGCTGACCGGCCTGATGAAGCCCTTCGACCTCGAGGTGTTCTACGGCGAGCGCGTGGCCGTGCTGGGGTCCAACGGCTCCGGCAAGTCGCACTTCCTGCGGCTGCTCGCCGAGCAGCCGGTCGCCCACACCGGCTGGGTGCGGCTCGGCGCGCGGGTCGTGCCGGGGTGGTTCGCGCAGACCCACGACCAGCCTGAGCTGCACGGGAAGTCGCTCGTCGAGGTGCTGCACCGCGGCGACGACGCCCGCCGGGGCCTCGAGCGGGGCGCGGCCATCGGGGTGCTGCGCCGCTACGAGCTCCACGGCCAGGCCGACCAGCGGTTCGAGACGCTGTCGGGCGGCCAGCAGGCGCGCTTCCAGGTGCTGCTGCTCGAGCGGTCCGGCTGCACGCTGCTGCTGCTCGACGAGCCGACCGACAACCTCGACCTCGCCTCCGCGGAGGCGCTCGAGGAGGGCCTCGAGTCCTTCGACGGCACGGTGCTCGCGGTCACCCACGACCGGTGGTTCGCCCGCGGCTTCGACCGCTTCCTCGTCTTCGGGTCCTCCGGTGAGGTCTACGAGTCCGACGAGCCGGTCTGGGACGAGGGGCGGGTCGTGCGTGCGCGCTGA
- the glmM gene encoding phosphoglucosamine mutase: MTAGSARRLFGTDGVRGLAGGDVLTADLALRLAASAGRELGRPGMRVAIGRDTRPSGPMLAAAAAAGFAAVGLDVDLLGVVPTPAVAHAVASGAADLGLVVSASHNPAPDNGLKLFGAGGYKLSDAVEATIEAGLDTPLQGTEIGHVRVAEQAAEPYLAHLLATVRAPLTGLKVVVDCAQGAASTIAPEAYRRAGADVVAIFADGDGSRINDGCGATHLEALQAAVLAHGADLGLAHDGDADRCLAVDATGAVVDGDQLLAVCALALKATGALAHDTVVATVMSNLGFAQAMQREGLAVVSTAVGDRYVLEAMLAGGFSVGGEQSGHLVLLDHATTGDGVLTGLTVLQRMAGTGATLAELAGVVVALPQVLVNVQADRSRATAPDVVEAVAKEEAELGGDGRVLLRPSGTEALVRVMVEAPTDEQARAVAQRLAGVVAG, from the coding sequence ATGACGGCAGGGAGCGCGCGGCGACTGTTCGGGACCGACGGGGTGCGTGGGCTCGCGGGCGGCGACGTCCTCACCGCCGACCTCGCGCTGCGGCTGGCCGCCTCCGCGGGCCGCGAGCTCGGCCGCCCCGGGATGCGGGTCGCGATCGGGCGTGACACCCGGCCGAGCGGCCCGATGCTCGCCGCGGCGGCCGCGGCCGGCTTCGCGGCGGTGGGCCTCGACGTGGACCTGCTCGGCGTCGTCCCGACCCCCGCGGTCGCCCACGCCGTCGCGAGCGGCGCCGCCGACCTCGGCCTGGTCGTCAGCGCCAGCCACAACCCGGCGCCCGACAACGGCCTCAAGCTCTTCGGCGCCGGCGGCTACAAGCTGTCCGATGCCGTCGAGGCCACGATCGAGGCGGGCCTCGACACCCCACTGCAGGGCACCGAGATCGGCCACGTGCGGGTGGCCGAGCAGGCCGCCGAGCCCTACCTCGCGCACCTGCTCGCGACCGTCCGTGCGCCGCTGACCGGGCTGAAGGTGGTCGTCGACTGCGCGCAGGGCGCGGCCAGCACGATCGCCCCCGAGGCCTACCGCCGGGCCGGCGCCGACGTCGTCGCGATCTTCGCCGACGGTGACGGCAGCCGCATCAATGACGGCTGCGGCGCGACCCACCTCGAGGCGCTGCAGGCCGCTGTCCTGGCCCACGGAGCGGACCTCGGTCTCGCCCACGACGGGGACGCCGACCGCTGCCTGGCGGTCGACGCGACGGGTGCCGTCGTCGACGGCGACCAGCTGCTCGCGGTCTGCGCGCTGGCGCTGAAGGCCACCGGCGCACTCGCCCACGACACGGTCGTCGCGACCGTCATGAGCAACCTCGGCTTCGCCCAGGCGATGCAGCGCGAGGGCCTCGCCGTCGTGTCGACGGCGGTCGGTGACCGCTACGTGCTGGAGGCGATGCTGGCCGGCGGCTTCTCCGTCGGCGGCGAGCAGAGCGGCCACCTCGTGCTGCTCGACCACGCGACGACCGGCGACGGCGTCCTCACCGGGCTGACCGTGCTGCAGCGGATGGCCGGGACCGGGGCGACCCTCGCCGAGCTCGCCGGCGTCGTCGTCGCGCTGCCGCAGGTCCTCGTCAACGTGCAGGCCGACCGCTCCCGCGCGACCGCGCCCGACGTGGTCGAGGCGGTCGCCAAGGAGGAGGCCGAGCTCGGTGGTGACGGCCGGGTCCTGCTGCGGCCGTCGGGCACCGAGGCGCTCGTGCGCGTCATGGTCGAGGCGCCCACCGACGAGCAGGCCCGGGCGGTGGCGCAGCGGCTCGCCGGAGTCGTCGCGGGATGA